The Methanohalophilus portucalensis genome window below encodes:
- the modB gene encoding molybdate ABC transporter permease subunit, which yields MLEQAIYPLYITLKIATLSTILVVLVGLLISYLLARRDFTGKNLVDILVTLPLVLPPTVTGYLLVILLGKSGVLGQSLFEITGFGILFTWQAAVIAAFVVSLPLMVKTTSAAIGSVDRELEYVAYTLGHSELETALFVTLPLAKKGIVAGLVLSFARAVGEFGATLMVAGNIPGKTNTMSLSIYTAFQSGNDSLANILVVILVIMSLVSMAATAKLVNRWKV from the coding sequence GTGCTTGAGCAGGCCATTTATCCCCTGTATATAACCCTGAAGATAGCCACCCTGTCAACGATACTGGTGGTGCTGGTTGGCCTGCTCATTTCCTACCTGCTGGCACGCCGTGATTTTACGGGCAAAAACCTTGTGGATATTCTGGTGACCCTGCCCCTTGTATTGCCTCCCACGGTAACCGGGTATTTGCTAGTCATATTGCTCGGGAAGAGTGGTGTGCTGGGTCAATCTCTTTTCGAAATTACGGGGTTTGGCATTCTTTTCACATGGCAGGCAGCCGTGATCGCTGCATTTGTGGTGTCCCTGCCATTGATGGTTAAGACCACGTCCGCTGCGATAGGGAGTGTGGATAGGGAACTGGAATATGTGGCTTATACACTGGGCCACAGTGAACTGGAAACTGCCCTTTTTGTGACCCTGCCCCTTGCAAAGAAAGGAATTGTAGCAGGGCTGGTGTTGAGTTTTGCAAGGGCTGTGGGGGAATTCGGTGCGACCCTTATGGTTGCGGGCAACATTCCCGGAAAAACAAATACCATGTCGCTTTCTATTTACACTGCTTTCCAGTCAGGCAATGACAGTCTTGCGAATATTCTTGTTGTAATCCTTGTAATAATGTCACTTGTTTCCATGGCTGCAACTGCAAAACTTGTTAACAGGTGGAAGGTGTGA
- the modA gene encoding molybdate ABC transporter substrate-binding protein, which yields MKRNNQIILLVATITVLATVGAYLANSAASSAQETDSEEITVSAAASLTESYREIVKQFEAANPDIEVNLNLASSGSLRMQIEGGAPIDVFASASQKHMDILDAKDMIDADSRRDFARNSLVMIVPAGTNQIETLEDLDSEEITKIALGNPETAPVGRYAKQGLEEAGLWQAIEGKTIFAENVKQVLVYVERGEVDAGFVYMTDAQTSESDNIRIVGEVPVDADISYPVAILADSEDKEASHKFIDFVTGPEGKRILEEYGFKVE from the coding sequence ATGAAACGAAATAATCAGATAATACTTCTGGTAGCAACAATAACAGTCTTAGCTACGGTCGGTGCATATCTGGCCAATTCCGCTGCATCATCCGCGCAGGAAACTGACAGTGAGGAAATTACGGTATCTGCGGCTGCCAGTTTGACGGAAAGTTACCGTGAGATAGTAAAACAGTTCGAGGCTGCCAATCCTGATATTGAGGTCAATCTCAACCTTGCAAGTTCAGGTTCCCTGAGGATGCAGATTGAGGGGGGAGCACCGATCGATGTTTTTGCTTCAGCATCCCAGAAACACATGGATATTCTGGATGCGAAGGATATGATAGATGCTGATTCAAGACGGGATTTCGCCCGCAATAGTCTTGTTATGATAGTGCCTGCAGGTACAAACCAGATCGAAACTCTTGAGGACCTGGACTCAGAGGAGATCACAAAGATAGCCCTGGGCAATCCTGAAACTGCGCCGGTGGGACGTTATGCAAAACAGGGGCTTGAAGAGGCAGGGCTCTGGCAGGCTATTGAAGGCAAGACAATATTTGCGGAAAATGTGAAACAGGTCCTTGTGTATGTGGAACGCGGGGAAGTGGATGCAGGATTTGTATATATGACCGATGCACAAACCTCTGAGAGCGACAATATAAGGATTGTAGGAGAGGTGCCGGTAGATGCCGATATAAGTTATCCGGTGGCAATCCTGGCAGATTCTGAAGACAAGGAAGCATCCCATAAATTTATCGACTTTGTAACAGGGCCAGAGGGCAAACGTATTCTGGAAGAGTATGGATTTAAGGTAGAGTGA
- a CDS encoding cadherin-like beta sandwich domain-containing protein has translation MISGCADNFDDSNESVIVNNQTENQSDFESNDDENVTDTDSVQEKDDPEPDVKENDTFTIRVSSGGSGSSSKSSTPSVSVTPSGILEVDPMSVSNNTKINITVLYEVGESLNNGTVEMDIPSEFIVNNLTDIISISNNSTTVSENSKASYDANNVLSVENLNINKADFVNLTLTNYSVNSSGSYNFAASSMDTGKEMSDKVYATFTVYNDNAYLKNLSASKGDVDPSFDSTVYNYNTSVDYNVEQIDVKAILEDTKATLKVNDTTAASGDAATVTLNDPGTSTEIIIEVIAEDGETSKNYTINVSRSNSPSLRDASVGITEGSVVFSYEFYNETGSLFTYGDALASPYLLNNTSSTVTLVNESGALTDTITLEELGIDAAGNVSYQNVTEVGETFNIANIMQWGYPTNITLNLTGGQGEYTWSFNGTVDFNAGDINAFTLIIPGSITGQVTNTSGAPLEDVFVQIEDMEQYNASTNPSGIYIIERVPAGTYNVTAGIANYMSNTSESVVVNAAQPTTGVNFELISTDSTLGDLQVNPGTLDPAFDALETDYNVSVSHTVDEINLTAIPSYPQASITINNSAYNVGNEKTVSLQDPGESTEIAIVVAAEDQTNTSTYNVTVERAAVPTYNVTFNVTDGTIPIEGAQINISENTLTTNESGISSIDLINGTYDYNITAKGYYPENGSVTVEGLPVEIQVNMDAIPVIRDASVGITEGSVVFSYEFYNETGSLFTYGDALASPYLLNNTSSTVTLMNESGTLTDKITFKELGVDTVGNVSYQNVTEVGETFNIANVMQWGYPTNITLNLTGGQGEYTWSFNETVDFNAGDINAFTSIIPGSITGQVTNTSGAPLEDVFVQIEDMEQYNASTNPSGIYIIERVPAGTYNVTAGIADYMSNTSESVVVNAAQPTTGVNFELISTDSTLGDLQVNPGTLDPAFDALETDYNVSVSHTVDEINLTAILSYPQASITINNSAYNVGNEKTVALQDPGESTEIAIVVTAEDQTSTSTYNVTVERAAVPTYNVTFNVTDGTIPIEGAQINISENTLTTNESGISSIDLINGTYDYNITAKGYYPENGSVTVEGSPVEIQVNMDAIPVIRDASVGITEGSVVFSYEFYNETGSLFTYGDALASPYLLNNTSSTVTLVNESGALTNTITLEELGIDAAGNVSYQNVTEVGETFNIANIMQWGYPTNITLNLTGGQGEYKWVLEETINLTSSDIAAFMKMVSTPPDGDLLDAAAGSDFMAVLFTRDGDLYHKQIGAEETWSSEILVNKSASEGKIVVDSGDKTHVTYTTNNGTIAYRTMDNGGWTGALYIGSNNAGECYWPDVDVDSSNDPHIIYVDTMGDTAGTRNQPDLMYASLNNDEFNKVLLASGNYDRDWKMGSYPGEKPPQIAMDANDNRYYLYQSRSYSHDMFVDHSRRIDVVGANTESLGSISSNTNRFDIYDLKIVDSKLYALYRDDVHIKANEMNIGAAGQITSLVDKVVFDASSAYSLDVASSDIVIGSKDGDNLRVHYNGIPETATEINVKGDAVSIVHMGGSFYAAYTDNEDGIIKFVEIHEPIL, from the coding sequence ATGATAAGTGGATGTGCAGACAACTTTGATGATTCAAACGAAAGCGTAATAGTGAATAATCAAACAGAGAATCAAAGCGATTTTGAATCTAATGATGACGAGAATGTAACAGATACAGACTCGGTGCAGGAAAAAGATGATCCTGAGCCAGATGTAAAAGAGAATGATACATTTACTATACGTGTGAGTTCAGGTGGTTCCGGCAGCAGTTCAAAATCTTCTACACCATCGGTATCGGTAACTCCCAGTGGTATACTGGAAGTAGATCCAATGTCAGTAAGCAATAATACTAAGATAAACATAACAGTACTATACGAGGTAGGAGAGAGTCTTAATAACGGTACAGTTGAGATGGACATTCCATCTGAATTCATTGTAAATAATTTGACGGATATCATTTCTATCTCAAACAATTCAACTACTGTTTCAGAAAACTCAAAAGCATCCTATGATGCAAATAATGTACTTTCAGTTGAGAATTTGAATATCAATAAAGCTGATTTTGTAAATTTGACACTTACAAACTACAGTGTAAATTCCTCCGGGTCCTATAATTTCGCTGCTAGTTCTATGGATACCGGAAAAGAAATGAGCGATAAAGTTTATGCAACGTTTACTGTCTACAATGATAATGCTTATTTGAAGAATTTGTCTGCATCTAAAGGAGATGTGGACCCATCATTCGACTCAACAGTATATAATTACAATACGAGTGTAGATTATAATGTCGAACAGATTGATGTAAAAGCAATTCTAGAGGATACAAAAGCAACTCTTAAAGTCAATGACACGACTGCAGCCAGTGGTGATGCAGCTACTGTTACACTAAACGACCCAGGGACAAGCACTGAAATTATAATAGAGGTTATTGCAGAAGATGGAGAAACTTCCAAGAATTATACTATAAATGTGAGCAGGTCAAATTCGCCTTCACTCAGGGATGCCAGTGTAGGAATAACAGAGGGTAGTGTTGTTTTCTCATATGAATTCTATAATGAGACGGGTTCATTGTTTACATACGGTGATGCACTTGCAAGCCCCTATCTACTTAACAACACAAGTTCAACTGTGACCCTGGTGAATGAGTCTGGAGCATTGACGGATACCATTACTCTTGAAGAACTCGGTATTGATGCAGCTGGAAATGTTTCTTATCAGAATGTAACAGAGGTCGGAGAAACGTTCAACATTGCTAATATAATGCAATGGGGATATCCAACCAATATTACACTGAATCTGACAGGTGGACAGGGTGAATATACATGGAGTTTTAACGGAACAGTTGATTTCAATGCTGGAGATATAAATGCATTCACCTTAATAATCCCAGGTAGCATAACTGGCCAGGTAACAAATACATCAGGAGCACCTCTTGAAGATGTATTTGTTCAAATTGAGGATATGGAGCAGTACAATGCAAGTACTAACCCAAGTGGTATTTATATCATCGAAAGAGTACCTGCAGGCACTTACAATGTGACAGCCGGTATTGCCAACTACATGAGCAATACAAGTGAATCGGTGGTTGTGAATGCAGCCCAACCTACAACTGGTGTCAACTTTGAACTTATAAGTACAGACTCAACTCTTGGTGATCTTCAAGTCAACCCGGGAACTCTGGACCCTGCATTTGATGCTTTGGAGACAGATTACAATGTATCGGTAAGCCATACCGTAGATGAAATTAATCTTACAGCTATTCCTTCCTACCCGCAGGCAAGTATTACCATAAACAATTCTGCCTACAACGTTGGTAACGAAAAGACAGTCTCACTGCAAGACCCAGGAGAATCAACTGAGATAGCTATTGTTGTGGCTGCCGAAGATCAGACAAACACCAGCACATACAATGTCACGGTGGAAAGAGCAGCAGTACCAACATACAATGTAACGTTCAATGTTACAGATGGAACCATACCAATTGAAGGGGCCCAGATTAACATTTCAGAGAATACACTTACAACAAACGAATCGGGTATATCCAGTATCGATCTGATAAACGGAACCTATGATTATAATATAACAGCCAAAGGATATTATCCTGAAAACGGCAGTGTAACAGTGGAAGGTTTACCTGTTGAAATACAGGTCAACATGGATGCCATACCGGTTATCAGGGATGCCAGTGTAGGAATAACAGAGGGTAGTGTTGTTTTCTCATATGAGTTCTATAATGAGACTGGTTCATTGTTTACATATGGTGATGCACTCGCAAGCCCCTATCTACTTAACAACACAAGTTCAACTGTGACCCTGATGAATGAGTCTGGAACACTGACGGATAAGATTACTTTTAAAGAACTCGGTGTTGACACAGTCGGAAATGTTTCCTATCAGAATGTAACAGAGGTCGGAGAAACGTTCAACATTGCTAATGTAATGCAATGGGGATATCCAACCAATATTACACTGAATCTGACAGGTGGACAGGGTGAATATACATGGAGTTTTAACGAAACAGTTGATTTCAATGCTGGAGATATAAATGCATTCACCTCAATAATCCCAGGCAGTATAACTGGCCAGGTAACAAATACCTCAGGAGCACCTCTTGAAGATGTATTTGTTCAAATTGAAGATATGGAGCAGTACAATGCAAGTACTAACCCAAGTGGTATTTATATCATCGAAAGAGTACCTGCAGGCACTTACAATGTGACAGCCGGTATTGCCGACTACATGAGCAATACAAGTGAATCGGTGGTTGTGAATGCAGCCCAACCTACAACTGGTGTCAACTTTGAACTTATAAGTACAGACTCAACTCTTGGTGATCTTCAAGTCAACCCGGGAACTCTGGACCCTGCATTTGATGCTTTGGAGACAGATTACAATGTATCGGTAAGCCATACCGTAGATGAAATTAATCTTACAGCTATTCTTTCCTACCCGCAGGCAAGTATTACCATAAACAATTCTGCCTACAACGTTGGTAACGAAAAGACAGTCGCACTGCAAGACCCAGGAGAATCAACTGAGATAGCTATTGTTGTGACTGCCGAAGATCAGACAAGCACCAGCACATACAATGTCACGGTGGAAAGAGCAGCAGTACCAACATACAATGTAACGTTCAATGTTACAGATGGAACCATACCAATTGAAGGGGCCCAGATTAACATTTCAGAGAATACACTTACAACAAACGAATCGGGTATATCCAGTATCGATCTGATAAACGGAACCTATGATTATAATATAACAGCCAAAGGATATTATCCTGAAAACGGCAGTGTAACAGTGGAAGGTTCACCCGTTGAAATACAGGTCAACATGGATGCCATACCGGTTATCAGGGATGCCAGTGTAGGAATAACAGAGGGTAGTGTTGTTTTCTCATATGAATTCTATAATGAGACGGGTTCATTGTTTACATACGGTGATGCACTTGCAAGCCCCTATCTACTTAACAACACAAGTTCAACTGTGACCTTGGTGAATGAGTCTGGAGCATTGACGAATACCATTACTCTTGAAGAACTCGGTATTGATGCAGCTGGAAATGTTTCTTATCAGAATGTAACAGAGGTCGGAGAAACGTTCAACATTGCTAATATAATGCAATGGGGATATCCAACCAATATTACACTGAATCTGACAGGTGGACAGGGTGAATATAAATGGGTGCTAGAAGAGACCATTAACCTTACATCATCTGACATTGCTGCCTTCATGAAAATGGTAAGTACACCTCCTGATGGAGATCTTCTTGATGCTGCTGCAGGTTCGGACTTTATGGCAGTGCTCTTTACAAGGGACGGGGATCTCTATCATAAACAGATTGGAGCAGAGGAGACCTGGTCCTCTGAGATTCTTGTCAATAAATCTGCCAGTGAAGGAAAGATTGTTGTCGATAGCGGGGATAAAACACATGTGACTTATACCACAAACAACGGAACGATTGCCTACAGAACAATGGACAATGGCGGGTGGACAGGTGCCCTCTACATAGGGTCCAATAATGCAGGCGAATGTTACTGGCCAGATGTAGATGTTGATTCAAGTAACGATCCACATATAATATATGTCGATACAATGGGCGATACTGCTGGAACAAGAAATCAACCTGACCTTATGTATGCATCCCTGAACAATGACGAGTTCAACAAGGTGCTTTTGGCAAGTGGTAATTATGATAGAGATTGGAAAATGGGGTCATATCCAGGAGAAAAACCTCCGCAAATAGCAATGGATGCTAACGATAATAGATATTACCTGTATCAATCAAGGTCATATAGCCATGACATGTTTGTCGACCATTCTAGAAGAATCGATGTTGTAGGAGCCAACACTGAAAGCCTGGGATCGATCAGTAGCAATACCAATAGATTCGATATCTATGATCTGAAAATCGTTGATTCCAAGCTCTATGCTCTCTACAGGGACGACGTCCATATAAAAGCCAATGAGATGAACATCGGTGCAGCTGGACAGATAACTTCACTCGTGGACAAGGTCGTCTTTGATGCAAGCTCTGCATACTCGCTGGATGTCGCATCGAGTGATATTGTCATCGGCAGCAAGGACGGAGATAATCTGAGAGTCCATTACAACGGTATCCCGGAGACAGCCACTGAGATCAATGTCAAAGGAGATGCTGTCTCGATTGTGCATATGGGCGGAAGTTTCTATGCTGCTTACACGGACAATGAGGATGGTATCATCAAATTTGTAGAAATTCACGAACCCATCCTTTAA
- a CDS encoding DUF61 family protein, whose translation MTGRLPDSDNPVFARWMKGEMGKINRAIVAQRKTLAQLLEEEVPHSRTRAGDRYVFDKEVIGMLGEEMPSELHDRLKLPILFFFDFRVEDSCFLNDRHALRALQNLSELGEMYRMRQGKVWVGKSMAYSIMHKYPTAIQITMG comes from the coding sequence ATGACAGGAAGATTGCCCGACTCGGATAACCCGGTGTTTGCCCGCTGGATGAAAGGGGAAATGGGCAAGATCAACAGGGCAATAGTGGCACAGAGAAAGACCCTGGCCCAGTTGCTTGAGGAAGAGGTGCCACACTCCAGAACCCGGGCAGGAGACAGGTACGTATTCGACAAAGAAGTAATCGGGATGCTGGGAGAGGAAATGCCCTCAGAGTTGCATGACAGACTGAAACTGCCCATCCTCTTTTTCTTTGATTTCCGTGTGGAAGACAGTTGTTTCCTCAATGACAGACATGCCCTCAGGGCCCTGCAAAATCTCTCGGAATTGGGGGAGATGTACCGCATGCGCCAGGGCAAGGTCTGGGTCGGCAAAAGCATGGCCTACTCTATCATGCACAAATACCCAACTGCCATCCAGATAACAATGGGATGA
- a CDS encoding ABC transporter ATP-binding protein, whose translation MTGNIQVGIEKRYSGQEDAPDFNLDVNFAASNELVVLFGRSGSGKTTTLRCIAGLGKPDVGFIEVNGKVYFDSESKKNLSPQDRRPGYVFQNYALFPHMNVAKNITYGLKGKPDAAKEQRLHEMLELLHITGLQDQYPSQLSGGQKQRVALARALAPNPDILLLDEPFSALDMVVRMRLRERISSIQETLDIPVLFITHNPVEAFTLADKVVVLHEGSVQQEGRPEDVFYGPCNRHVAELVGVSNIFDADFAGKSENGCVLNTDSISITTTTNVDAGGSYSWGVRPENVHLHPSREDINGCNIFSTTVRSVVNRGASRVVAVDIPVGGSVLLSEMDNRNFGKLDIGPGSQCLVEIDPQDVLVFAREDPAG comes from the coding sequence ATGACTGGTAATATTCAGGTCGGTATAGAAAAGCGATATTCAGGCCAGGAGGATGCCCCGGATTTTAATCTGGATGTTAATTTTGCTGCTTCAAATGAGCTGGTTGTCCTCTTTGGGCGCTCCGGTTCGGGGAAAACCACAACCCTGAGGTGTATTGCAGGCTTGGGGAAACCCGATGTGGGTTTTATTGAAGTTAACGGCAAGGTATACTTTGACAGTGAGTCAAAAAAGAACCTGTCCCCTCAGGACCGCAGACCGGGTTATGTTTTCCAGAATTATGCCCTTTTTCCGCATATGAACGTGGCTAAAAACATCACTTACGGGTTAAAAGGCAAACCGGATGCTGCAAAAGAACAAAGGTTACATGAGATGCTGGAACTTCTGCACATAACGGGCCTGCAGGACCAGTATCCTTCCCAGCTTTCGGGAGGACAGAAACAACGAGTTGCCCTGGCCCGCGCCCTGGCTCCCAATCCTGACATATTACTTCTGGATGAACCCTTTTCAGCACTTGATATGGTTGTCCGGATGCGCCTGCGGGAAAGGATAAGCAGTATCCAGGAGACACTGGATATCCCTGTGTTGTTCATCACTCACAATCCGGTTGAAGCCTTCACGCTGGCCGACAAAGTAGTGGTATTGCATGAGGGTTCTGTGCAGCAGGAGGGCAGGCCGGAGGACGTTTTCTATGGTCCGTGCAACAGGCATGTGGCAGAACTTGTGGGCGTATCGAATATTTTCGATGCCGATTTTGCAGGCAAGTCTGAGAATGGATGTGTTCTGAACACGGATTCGATCTCAATAACCACCACAACGAATGTTGATGCGGGTGGCAGTTATTCCTGGGGTGTGCGGCCGGAGAATGTGCATCTCCATCCGTCCCGGGAGGACATTAACGGTTGCAATATTTTTTCCACGACTGTGCGCAGTGTTGTCAACAGGGGGGCAAGCAGGGTTGTGGCTGTGGATATTCCGGTTGGCGGATCAGTGCTGTTATCGGAGATGGATAACCGCAACTTCGGGAAACTGGATATCGGGCCGGGTTCGCAATGCTTGGTGGAAATCGATCCCCAGGATGTACTTGTGTTTGCCCGGGAGGACCCTGCCGGCTGA
- a CDS encoding OBG GTPase family GTP-binding protein codes for MSVEDDIANIEKEIRDTPYNKATSHHVGKLKAKIARLREDLQKKASAKSGGEGYGVRKSGNATVTLVGFPSVGKSTLLNRLTGANSEIGAYEFTTLDVIPGVMEHKGASIQILDVPGLVRGAASGRGRGKEVIAVVRNSDLVVFMLDVFQTEHFEVLKKELYDAGIRLGQRPPDVVIKRKDRGGITVSSTLDLDLSEDLIKAILDDYKINNAHVLIRDDIDVDQLIDVVMGNRVYIPDVTVINKVDLADESILPKVRKKFPDSLLISANKGTHLEEVKDMIFNSLDFIRIYLKPQGEPADMEEPLIIRNRSTVGDVCDHLHRDFRDKFRYAQVWGESAKHPGQRAGLDHVLEDEDILTVIIQT; via the coding sequence ATGAGCGTCGAGGACGATATTGCCAATATTGAAAAAGAGATTCGAGACACTCCTTATAACAAAGCAACATCTCATCATGTAGGTAAACTGAAGGCCAAGATTGCCCGGTTGCGTGAGGATCTCCAGAAGAAAGCTTCTGCCAAATCCGGCGGTGAAGGTTACGGAGTACGTAAATCAGGAAATGCTACGGTTACACTGGTAGGTTTTCCTTCAGTTGGTAAATCCACTCTCCTGAACCGGCTTACCGGGGCAAACTCTGAAATCGGTGCTTATGAATTCACAACCCTGGATGTTATTCCCGGTGTAATGGAACACAAAGGTGCATCCATACAGATCCTGGATGTACCAGGTCTTGTCAGAGGTGCGGCCAGCGGACGTGGCCGGGGTAAGGAAGTTATCGCAGTTGTGCGTAACAGTGATCTGGTAGTTTTCATGCTTGATGTTTTCCAGACAGAACACTTTGAGGTTCTCAAAAAGGAGCTGTATGATGCCGGTATCCGGCTGGGCCAGCGTCCTCCTGATGTCGTGATCAAGAGGAAGGATCGCGGTGGGATTACTGTGAGCAGCACTCTCGACCTTGATCTTTCGGAGGACCTTATCAAGGCAATCCTGGATGATTATAAGATAAACAATGCCCATGTGCTTATCAGGGATGATATAGATGTGGACCAGCTGATCGATGTAGTAATGGGCAACCGTGTCTACATTCCCGATGTGACTGTCATCAATAAGGTGGACCTGGCGGATGAAAGCATCCTGCCTAAAGTAAGGAAGAAGTTCCCGGATTCCCTGCTGATCTCTGCCAATAAGGGCACTCATCTGGAAGAGGTAAAGGATATGATCTTCAATTCCCTGGATTTCATACGGATATACCTTAAACCCCAGGGTGAGCCTGCGGATATGGAGGAGCCGCTTATCATCCGTAACAGAAGTACGGTGGGAGATGTGTGTGATCACCTGCATCGCGATTTCCGGGATAAGTTCAGGTATGCCCAGGTATGGGGTGAATCGGCCAAACACCCGGGCCAGCGTGCAGGGCTGGACCATGTGCTCGAGGATGAGGATATCTTGACCGTGATCATACAGACGTGA